Proteins from a genomic interval of Salvelinus sp. IW2-2015 linkage group LG14, ASM291031v2, whole genome shotgun sequence:
- the LOC111972468 gene encoding class E basic helix-loop-helix protein 22: MDRRMNLNGPGDIFHKTLSAVSNRKMDSFRSAAGVDLPGSRDRQSPISCFDQTDSDPIQPGGLAGGRGGPLGLPTGSLCVKFGESSNRTSAAESSGGEQSQDDDSDGRCEMVLLADGRTVAAGKPEGGKKNKEQKTLRLNINARERRRMHDLNDALDELRSVIPYAHSPSVRKLSKIATLLLAKNYILMQAQALEEMRRLVAYLNQGQAISAASIPATTALAAPGLPGLSAGISAYDQPPVYPFTTGLAGSSCPDKCVLFNNVTSSLFKQCTDKP; encoded by the coding sequence ATGGACAGGAGAATGAACTTGAACGGACCGGGAGATATTTTCCACAAAACACTCAGTGCTGTCTCCAACAGAAAGATGGACTCCTTCAGGTCAGCGGCTGGTGTTGACCTGCCGGGGTCCAGGGACCGCCAGTCACCAATCAGCTGTTTCGACCAGACCGACTCAGACCCGATTCAACCCGGTGGACTGGCTGGCGGTCGAGGGGGACCGCTGGGTCTGCCGACCGGATCTTTGTGCGTCAAGTTCGGCGAGAGCAGCAACAGGACCTCGGCGGCCGAGAGCAGTGGCGGGGAGCAGAGTCAGGACGATGACAGCGACGGCAGATGTGAGATGGTCCTCCTGGCCGATGGGAGAACGGTGGCCGCCGGTAAACCGGAGGGAGGTAAGAAAAATAAAGAGCAGAAAACACTCAGACTAAACATCAACGCGCGGGAGAGACGAAGGATGCACGACCTGAACGACGCGCTGGACGAGCTGCGCTCTGTCATCCCGTACGCGCACAGCCCCTCAGTGCGGAAACTCTCCAAAATCGCCACTTTGCTACTCGCCAAAAACTACATCCTCATGCAGGCGCAGGCTCTGGAAGAGATGAGGAGGCTGGTGGCCTATCTGAACCAGGGTCAGGCCATCTCAGCGGCGTCCATACCCGCCACAACGGCCCTTGCTGCTCCGGGTCTACCGGGTCTGAGCGCGGGGATAAGTGCGTACGACCAGCCGCCTGTGTACCCCTTCACCACCGGATTGGCCGGGTCTTCCTGCCCCGACAAATGTGTCCTTTTCAACAACGTCACCTCGAGCCTGTTTAAACAATGCACTGACAAGCCTTAA